From the genome of Impatiens glandulifera chromosome 9, dImpGla2.1, whole genome shotgun sequence, one region includes:
- the LOC124915315 gene encoding bidirectional sugar transporter SWEET2a-like, whose product MDEASMGSSAAIPAAALFSSNSFLSDATGVAGNVLAFVLFVSPIPTFRRIMRNKSTEQFSGLPYIYSLMNCLICLWYGMPIVTPGIILVATVNTVGAVFQLTYTTIFIIFADRSKRVKMLGLLFAVFSVFLIIIVLSLKVFDPLGRQLFVGYLSVASLVSMFASPLSVINIVIKTSSVEFMPFYLSLSTFLMSVSFFAYGMLKYDAFIYVPNGIGAVLGVIQLGLYYYYYSKRARPDQNASSQSFLQTYVSD is encoded by the exons ATGGACGAAGCTTCAATGGGTTCATCAGCAGCGATTCCGGCGGCGGCGTTGTTCTCTTCCAACTCCTTTCTCAGCGATGCAACCGGAGTTGCAG GAAATGTGTTGGCATTTGTGTTGTTTGTCTCACCCAT TCCTACATTCAGGAGAATTATGAGAAACAAATCAACAGAGCAATTCTCAGGATTGCCTTACATATATTCACTCATGAACTGTTTGATATGTTTATGGTATGGTATGCCAATTGTAACACCTGGTATTATTTTGGTCGCAACTGTCAATACTGTCGGGGCTGTCTTCCAGTTAACCTATACCACCATATTCATCATCTTCGCAGACAGATCCAAAAGG GTGAAGATGTTGGGACTGTTGTTTGCAGTTTTTTCTGTGTTCCTTATCATAATAGTCTTGAGTTTGAAAGTATTTGATCCTTTAGGCAGACAATTGTTTGTCGGGTACTTGAGTGTGGCTTCTCTCGTATCGATGTTTGCTTCTCCACTTTCTGTCATT AATATAGTGATAAAGACTAGTAGTGTTGAGTTCATGCCATTCTATCTTTCTCTCTCGACGTTTTTGATGAGCGTGTCTTTCTTTGCGTATGGAATGTTGAAGTATGATGCTTTCATCTAT GTACCGAATGGAATTGGCGCAGTTTTGGGAGTCATACAGCTAGGCTTGTATTATTACTACTACAGCAAAAGAGCAAGACCGGACCAAAATGCGTCGAGCCAATCTTTTCTCCAGACCTATGTTTCTGATTGA
- the LOC124916243 gene encoding codeine O-demethylase-like: MAANSSSSRSNDHLDQTATMINVQELAKNPMTSIPRQFLLPNDHNPAGSTILPHDQTIPVVDMNELQKIIDDDHHDSTEHHLDLDNFFSICKEWGIFQLVNHGLGEVVEKVKEEIEEFYKLPLEEKMKYRVSSNEGNVEGYGQTKATLMQKDDHTIDWADRLYLIINPLHRRNPNLLPLLPPSLRDTLESYFTGLENLGMKLLLLMGRTVGIGEKEMVNMFEDGMRSMRMTYYPPCPQPELVMGLTPHSDGSGLTFLLQVNSVQGLQVNKSGLWLPVTVLPSALVVNIGDVLQIMTNGIYKSIEHRATVNSEKERISLAVFFNPKFEANVGPCKSVVDQSPENQPMFRTIQMENYYKEFFSRRLNGKAFLENMKLINNNQSIV; the protein is encoded by the exons ATGGCTGctaattcatcatcatcaagatCTAATGATCATCTTGATCAAACTGCAACGATGATAAACGTTCAAGAGCTTGCAAAGAATCCAATGACATCTATCCCAAGACAATTCCTTCTTCCAAATGATCATAATCCAGCTGGTTCAACAATCCTCCCCCATGATCAAACAATCCCAGTTGTAGACATGAATGAACTACAGAAGATAATTGATGATGATCATCATGACTCCACTGAACATCATTTGGATTTAGATAACTTCTTTTCAATCTGCAAAGAATGGGGTATTTTTCAG CTGGTGAACCATGGATTGGGTGAGGTGGTGGAGAAAGTGAAGGAGGAGATTGAGGAATTCTACAAGCTTCCATTGGAGGAGAAAATGAAATACAGGGTAAGTAGTAATGAAGGAAATGTTGAAGGTTATGGACAAACTAAAGCCACACTCATGCAAAAGGATGATCATACCATTGATTGGGCTGACAGATTATACTTGATCATTAATCCTCTCCATAGGAGGAACCCTAATCTCCTTCCTCTCCTCCCTCCATCGCTAAG GGATACCCTTGAGAGTTATTTCACTGGATTGGAGAATTTAGGAATGAAGCTACTGTTATTGATGGGAAGAACAGTTGGAATAGGAGAGAAAGAAATGGTGAATATGTTTGAAGATGGGATGAGGTCGATGAGGATGACTTATTATCCACCCTGTCCCCAACCTGAGCTGGTCATGGGTCTAACTCCTCACTCTGATGGCAGCGGTCTCACCTTTCTCCTTCAAGTCAACTCTGTTCAGGGTTTGCAAGTTAACAAGTCAGGTCTTTGGCTTCCTGTTACAGTTCTCCCAAGTGCCCTTGTTGTCAATATTGGAGACGTTCTCCAGATAATGACTAATGGGATATACAAGAGCATTGAACACAGAGCAACGGTTAATTCAGAGAAAGAAAGAATATCGCTTGCTGTTTTCTTCAACCCAAAGTTTGAAGCCAATGTCGGACCGTGTAAGAGTGTTGTAGATCAAAGCCCAGAAAACCAACCCATGTTTAGGACTATCCAAATGGAAAACTACTATAAGGAATTCTTTTCTCGTAGATTAAATGGAAAGGCTTTCTTGGAGAACATGAAGCTCATcaacaacaatcaatcaatTGTCTAA